The genomic stretch ATGTCACAAAATCGATGTAGATGCCGTCGGTGCTGTCATAGTTCACCTGCGAGACGGACTTGACATCGGTTCCGATTGAGTCCGAACCAAAGTATAGAGTGCCACCCGAGGTGAGATAGATCTTATCGCCGTAGGCGGTTGCGTCGCTTTGGCCACTCTTGACGTCGCTGCTCGATCCTGTATTACTGCTCGAGTCCTTCTTGAAGATACGAACCTCGCCGCTCTTCGTGACGTAATTCAGGAAGAGATTGTCCTTCGAGTCATACTCGACCTGCGAGACCGACGTAACATTCTTGCTGATCTCCTGTGGAGTGCTGGAGGCGCCGTTGTAAAGTGTTCCGTCTGACGTCAGGAAGATTGAATCTCCGTAGACGGTCGCATCCTTATAGCCAGCCTCAACGAGGCTACTGGAACCATCTGTCGACGATGCACTCTTGTGGAAGGAGCGAATGGCGTATGCGGTGGATGTGACCGGCGCCGAAGCGGAAAGCGTGTCGGAGGTCGCGTTGAAGGTGGTCGACTTCTCGCCGGTCGGGACTTTGATGTCCGGAAGGGTGATGAGCCCTGAGCTGTCGGTCGTGGCGGAGTAGGTCGTCTTGCCATCCGCGAAGGTGAAGCCGTCCTTGAGCGTGACGGTCACCGTCTTGCCCGCGTCGGCCGTCGTTCCGTCGGTCGTGCGCTTGACCTGAACGCCGGTGATTGTCTCGCACCCGTTGCCCGTGTATGAGCCCTTCGTGAACGCCAGCGTCGGCGTCTTCGACGCCGCGGCAGCCGGTGTCGCGACCGACACGGCGACGACCGGGATGGTCCAGGCGGCGCCCTTGACGATGGTGCGGCGGTGGACGCCGTCTTCGGCGGGGATGGTCCAATCGGACAGGGGCGACCCGATGTCGCGGAACTTGTCGAAGGAATTGTTTGTCATGTGCTCGAACTTTCGTCTGTGAAGAGAGGGACGAATGAAGCATTGCCAGGTCGGTGAGATGAGGAAGCATCGGGGCCGGAAGTAGTCCGCTCTGAGCCGGAACCTGCGGCTAGGCTTCGCACCGTAGGGCGACGAGGCGCACAATCATTCGTCGATGCATTGCTTGTCGGCGAGGATTCGTCGATTGATCTGTGAGCTTTTGGAGAACCTGTGGCCCCCGACTCGCTACGCCGAAAATATTCGCTTCAAGGAGACTCGGCCCAAGAATGGCTGGCCGAGCGAGACTTCCTCGGAGAATTCGATTCGAGCTTCAGACTCGTCTCCGACGAGATCCGCTTCGAGGGCTTACGTACTGGTCGGATCTGGCACAGCGAGGGCGCCTATTCGATCGCGCGTTCCTCCGCGGTGGCGCTGTTGATCGTGCAGATCGAGGGGGAGGCGACCCTGCGGGTGCCAATGTGGGGGGGGGGGGGGTAAAGTGATCGGTCCGGGCGATGTGGCGGTCCTGCCGGGCGGCGGCCCTTCCTCGTTCCGCTTCACTGCTGCTCGCCCGGTCGCCCGCTATCAGGTCGAATTCGATCTAGCCGGACTTCCTGCTCCTGCGCGCCACGAGTTGGAGCTCGGAATGGTGTTCTCGCAGCCCTCGAAAACGTACCGCGATGCGGTCGTCACTACCGCGAACATCGCCCTCAACTCGACGATGGTCGGCGGAGAAGCCGGCTTCGCCGACTTCGGTCTGGGACTGCGGCACCTCACGACTGCACTCCTACTGCACGCTCTCGAGGCCACGGCGCCTGAGCATTCGGACGACGCAGAGAGTCTGCACCGCGCGGCGCTCCGCGTGATCGCCATGCGGGCGACCGATCCTGACTTCACTGTCGAAGATCTCGCCCAGGCCGTCGGGCGGTCGCCGCGCAATCTGCGCCACATCTTCGCGCAGGCCGGATCATCCGCGAAGGCGGCGCTCACAGAGGAGCGGGTCAGGCGGGCGCGAATGCACGCGGCCGACGCGGAACACGGCCGCCGATTCGCCGCCTCCGAGATCGCCCGACTGGCCGGCTTTCGAGACGTGCGAGCCCTGCGCCGCGCGCTCGCCCAGCGGCAGGGCCCGAGTTCGCGCTGACTCCGCCGCGCCGACTCACTTCTTCGTCAGCGACGACTCCTTGTGCGCGGGCTTCGCCTCGGTCTTATCGCTCTGCACGATCCAATAGGGCTCGTCCTCCGAGGCGTTGAACTTCTGCCCCTCGAAGTGAAACTCGTTCGTCTTCTTTTCGACGAGTTCGCCGTGGGTTTCGCCCTGTGACGTGTTCCAGCTGATCTTGTCGCCCTTCTTCACGAGGCGGCTCCTTTCTCTGTGGTGGTGATGGTGGTGGTGATGGTGGTGGTGACATCGACGATCGCCGGAGCGGCGGGCGCCGATGAGAAGCCGAACCGCACCGGAGGCGAGAGCGGTCGCAGCGGGCCGAGGTCCTCCTCCGCCAGCACGGCGTGGACACCCTCGACCCGGCGGATCGCGCGCACGCCGTAGAACTCGCGGCGCCCGTTCCCGGCCGAGCCGGCCTTGCGGACGCCGGGCGCGAGCAGGGCGGCGACCGGCGAGATCGCGCAGAGCCACGCCGGATGCTCGGCGACCGGCCGCGGCACGATCCGCAGCAGCCGCCCGAGCGGCGTGAGGCCGCCGAGGCGCAGGCTCACGGCGAGAGGCCCCGCCGAGACGGTCAGGCCGCCCGCGATCCTCCGCCACGACACGGGAGCCACCCGCACCTCGTCGAACGAGTACGTGGATCCGATGAAATCCGCGACCTCCCTGGTCGGTGCAATCAGGAGGCGGTGCCCGTCGCGCGTCTCGATCATCGCGTCGGCGAACGCCCCGAACGGAGTCTCCGCCCAGAGCCCGAGCACGATCCGCGTGCCCGAGGCCGTGCCGAACCCCGCGATGCGCCCGCCGAAGCGGAGGAGCCGCGGGGTCCGGCCGGTCATCAGGAGGCCGAGCGCAGCAGGGTGAACGACTCGTCGCGGACGATCAGCGTGGTGACCTCGCCCTCGACGACCTGGCCCGGGTCGCTGGAGGCCGCGAGCGTCCACTCGGCTCCGGGTGCGTCCGGAACGGTGAACTCGACGCCGTTCTCGGCCGCGTTCAGCAGCAGCGCGAAGCTCGCGCTGCCCTCGTGCTCGAAGACGAAGGCGATCGAGCGGGCGTCCGGGTTGTCCCAGTCCTCGTCGGCGAAGCCCTGCGCGTCCGAGCGGAGAATGTCGACCGTATCGGGGCCTCCGTCGCCGGGCGCGCGGCGGAACCACTTCGGGCGCAGCGCCGGCTCGGTCGCCCGGAGCGCGATCAGCTCGCGGGTGAAAGCGAGCAACCTGCGGTCCGCCTTCTCCCAGTCGAACCACGAGATCTCGTCGTCCTGGCAGTAGGCATTGTTGTTGCCGCCCTGGGTGCGGGCGACCTCGTCGCCGCCCAGGATCATCGGCACTCCGGCCGAGAGCAGCAGCGTCGCGAGGAAGTTGCGGCGCATGCGGTCGCGGCGCTCGTTCACCGCCTGGTTCTTGGTCGGGCCCTCGGCGCCGTTGTTGGAGGAGCGGTTATCGCTCTCGCCGTCGGTGTTGTCCTCGCCGTTGGCCGCGTTGTGCTTGCGGGAGTACGCGGTGAGGTCAGCCAGGGTGAAGCCGTCGTGCGCAGTCACGAAGTTGACGCTCGCGAGCGGCGAGCGGCGGTCAGCCTCGTAGACATCAGGCGAGCCGAGCACGCGCTGCGCGGTCGTGCCGAGCACCGAGTCGGCGCCGTGCCAGAAGTCGCGCACGTCGTCGCGGAACTTCCCGTTCCACTCCGACCAGTCCGCCGGGAAGCCGCCGACCTGGTATCCCGCGGTGTCCCACGGCTCCGCGATCATCTTGACGGGAGCGAGCACCGGATCCTGCGCGATCAAATCGAGAAAGGCGCTGTGCACCTCGGCCTCGCCGCTCTGGCGGGTGAGCGTGGTGGCCAGGTCGAAGCGGAAGCCGTCGACGTGCATCTCGGTCACCCAGTAGCGCAGCGAATCCATGATCAACCCCAGCGCGGCCGGGTGGGCGACGTTGAGGCTGTTGCCGGTGCCGGTGGTGTCGAAGTAGTTGCCGCGGTCCTCCTCCACCAGGCGGTAGTAGGAGCCGTTGTCGATGCCCTTGAACGAGAGCGTCGGGCCCTTATCGTTGCCCTCGGCGGTGTGGTTGTAGACCACGTCGAGGATCACTTCGAGGCCGGCCTCATGGAACGCCTTCACCATAGCCTTGAACTCGTCGACCTGGGAGCCGTCGTCACCGGCGTGGGAGTACTCGTTGTGCGGCGCGAAGAAACCGAGGGAGTTGTAGCCCCAGTAGTTGCGCAGCCCCTTCTCCTCGAGGTGCGAATCCTGCACGAACTGGTGCACGGGGAGCAGCTCGACCGAGGTCACGCCCAGGTCGGTGAAGTGCTTGATCGCGGCGGGGTGCGCGAGGCCGCGGTAGGTGCCGCGGATGTCCTCGGGCACGTCGGGGTGCAGCTTCGTGAAGCCCTTGACGTGCACCTCGTAGACGATGGTCTCCTCGAGCGGGATGCGCGGCGCGGTGTCGCCGCTCCAGTCGAAGGAGCCGGGGTCGGTGACCACACAGCGGGGGACGGCGTGTGCGGAGTCGGCATCATTACGCCGGTCCGCCTCATCGTAGAACTGCCCGAAGACGTCCTCGGACCAGGTGTAGGAGCCCTCGATCGCGGTGGCGTGCGGGTCGAGCAGCAGCTTGGCGGGGTTGTGGCGGAGGCCGTTGGCGGGATCCCAGGGGCCGTCGACGCGCAGGCCGTAGCGGGTGCCGACGCCCATCTCGGGGACGAGGCCGTGGAAGACGTGGCCGGTCCGCTCGGTGAGGGCGACGCGGGTCTGCGCTCCGGACTCGTCGAAGAGGCAGACCTCGACGCTGTCCGCGGTCTCGGAGTAGACGGCAACGTTGGCACCGGCATCGCCGCGGAGTGAAACGCCGAGGGGATACGGGACAGAACGGGGGGAGGCGGGCATGCCACCATCCTGACCGCGCGACTGCGGCCGCTTCTCGGCCTTGTCCGGCGCGCCTCCGGCAGCTACGCTCGCGGGCCCTTGTGTCGCTCCCCCGTGAGCTATTCGGTTCCGTGAGCTATTCGGTTCCGTGAGCTATTCGGTTCTGTGAGCTATTCGGTTCTGTGAGCTATTCGGTTCTGTGAGCTATCCGATTCCGTGAGCTATTCGATTCCGCGGAGGGCGAGTAGCCGCCCTCGGTGTTCGTCATCGAGGTCGAGAACGCCGATTCACGCCCAGCGCGGCAGGATCGGGGCTCTCAACCTCGGGTACATACACGAATCTCGATGCACCCCCGTTACGAGGGACCCGACCGTCCCCGGTGCTCAGCTGAGTGGAGCCGAATCGTCGGTCGTGAACACGATCTTGCCAATCGTGCCGTCGGTCCCGGTCGCGCGACGCGAGAGCACGTCGATGACTGTGTCGAGCGGATGCACCGCGCCGGGCTCGGGGCGCAGCTCGCCAGAGGACGCCAGGGAGACCGCACGCCCGATCCGCTCGGCCGTCGCCACCACGATCAGGTTGCGCACCCGCGGCCGATCGCGGCGGACCGCGCCGACGGCCTGCGCGCCGAGCGCCGAGCCGCTCGGCACCAGCGTCGCGATCCGGCCGCCCTCGGCGAGGAGGATCGCCGCGTCGTCGACCGGCAGGTACCCCGAGACGTCGACGACCGCGTCGAAACGGCCGCCCAACACCCCGAGGTCGAGCGCGCGGTAGTCGTGCGGCTCCGCGCCGAGCGCGCGCAGGAGGTCGGCGGAGGCGGCCGAGCCGGTCGCCGCAACCGTGCAGCCCGCGCGCATCAGCAGCTGGATCGTCAGGTTGCCGATCGCTCCGGAGCCGCCGCTGATGAGGATCCGCTCGCCCGCGCGCACATGCAGGGCATCGACGAGGCCGACCGCGGTGCCGCCGGACATCGCGAGCGTGACGGCCTGGACGAAGTCCAGCGAGTCGGGCAGCGGGACGAGCGAGCGGCTCCGGGCGATCGACGCGTCGGCGAAGGCGTCTCCATCGCGGGTCATCCCCACCACCCGGTCGCCGATCGCGACGGAGTGCGCGCCCGGGCCGAGTGCTTCGACGGTTCCCGCGATGTCGAGTCCGAAGCCGTAGGGGCGGGATCGGCCGGCCGCCAAGATCCGCGCGGAGCCCGACAGGATCTTTTCGTCTGTCGCGTTGATACTCGCCGCGCGCGTGCGCACCAGCACCTCGCCGCGGCGAGGCATCGGCACCGGCGCCTTCCGCCAGGAGAGCAGGTTGGGCCCACCGAACGTGTCGTACCCGAGTCGTCGCATGTCGCTCCCGTCGTCCGTGCCAGCGCCCCCGAGCCTAGGGCGTGACCGCCGAGCGGAGGCGTCGTGGACGACCGGCGGAACCCCCTCCAGCGCTGGCCCCGCCGGTGCTACCGTGGCGGCCATGCGCCCAGACGAGAGTCCCGAGTTCGCAGGTTTCGAGGCCACGCCCTCCACCGATGCCCGGACGGTCGACGACGTCCGCCCCGCCGACGCTGAGGTCGAGGAGAACACGACGGCCGACGAGAGCCGCGACCCGGACCACGGCTACGACCCGATGAGCGAGAGCGGCTCCGAGAACGCCCCCGAGGACGAGGTGGGCCCGCGTGAGGACGAGGAGGGCCTGCTCGCCCCGGGCAGCACCGCCGAGGGAGCGGGCACCTCGCTCGGCGCCACTGCCGTCGAGGGCGGCGATTCCCTCGGCGAGAACCCCAGCGCCGGCACCCCCGGCCAGCTGGCCGACGAGCGCTCGCGTACCAACGGCCTGAACCCCCTGGGCTGAGCCTGTCGCCGCAGTGGGTAAGAGAGGACCGCCGCGGCAACCGCACAGCTAGCGCTCTGGGGGCTTGGAGCAGGAGCGGGGGTCGGCGCCGTAGCATTCCCGAAGCGCGGCACGCCGGTCGTGCGGACAGGGAGTCCCATGTCGTTGTTCCTGAACCGCACTCGTGAGATCCGCTGGACCGAAGACGAGAGGCGGGCGCTGGCCGAAGCCGTCGCCGAAGACAGGGCCGACGCCTGGCGCGGAGTCGGATCGCTTGATCGCACCGTCGTCGTCTCCACCGAAGATCCCGGTACCCGCGGCGGCGCCCGTTGGCCCACCAATCACCGCGCGTTCCTCCGCGTCGACTGCGGCGCCTCCGTGGTGCTCGCGACCGACGGGCTGAGCGATCCCTTCGACCGCCTCGCGCACCCCGGCACCGGCCTCGGCCTCGAGCTGTGCCTCGAGACGTCGGCCGTCCGCGGCGTCCCGACTGCCCAACTCTGGAACCACTGGCACTTCCGCCTGCTATACGAGGCGGCCCGGCACGCCGCCCTGCAGGGCGTCTCCTGCCGCAGCTCCCTCGATACGGCGCTGCTCGCGAACGTCCAGGCGCCACCCACCTGGACCGACGAGCAGGGCACCGTCGGCGTCCTCCTCGGCCTGCGCAGCCCCGAGCTGCCCGAACGCCTCGACCTGGCGACCGGGCACGCCGATCTGGTCACCCTCACCCCGCTGCGCCCGCAGGAGCACGCCTGGGCCGCGGTCGACGCGGGCGCCCGCGCCGAGATCGCCGCACGCCTGCGCGCCCTGCCGCACGAGGAACTCGTGCACACGGCCCGGCCGCTGGTGGTCTGAGCGCTGCCGGTCAGGACTGCGCTGCCGGTCAGGACTGCGCTGCCGATCAGGACTGCGCTGCCGGAACTCCGTGGGCGATCAGGCGCCCTCGGGCGGCTCCGAAGCCACGGTCATCTCGCCGGTGGTGTTCGCGCTCGCGATGAACTGCTCGATCCACTGCCGGTTCAGCGACGGGCGCTTGCTGCCGTGGAAGCGGAAGTGCAGCGCAGTCGCCGGATGCACCCAGATGGAGCTGCGGCCGTAACCGGACGACTCCGGCTCGCTCCAGGAGAGGCTGAACGACTCGTTCCGCCGCATTTTGGTGAACATCGCGACTTTGAGGTGCGCAAGGAGCCGATCCTCGAACTCGATCTCGAGTGATTGCGGTCCGTAAATCAGTCGTCCCATTGTCTCCGCCGTCACATCATACCGACGTGCCGCATTCTCCGGCCGTTTCGCGGGCTCCGCGCCCTCGGG from Rathayibacter rathayi encodes the following:
- a CDS encoding DUF2945 domain-containing protein, whose product is MKKGDKISWNTSQGETHGELVEKKTNEFHFEGQKFNASEDEPYWIVQSDKTEAKPAHKESSLTKK
- the glgX gene encoding glycogen debranching protein GlgX, with amino-acid sequence MPASPRSVPYPLGVSLRGDAGANVAVYSETADSVEVCLFDESGAQTRVALTERTGHVFHGLVPEMGVGTRYGLRVDGPWDPANGLRHNPAKLLLDPHATAIEGSYTWSEDVFGQFYDEADRRNDADSAHAVPRCVVTDPGSFDWSGDTAPRIPLEETIVYEVHVKGFTKLHPDVPEDIRGTYRGLAHPAAIKHFTDLGVTSVELLPVHQFVQDSHLEEKGLRNYWGYNSLGFFAPHNEYSHAGDDGSQVDEFKAMVKAFHEAGLEVILDVVYNHTAEGNDKGPTLSFKGIDNGSYYRLVEEDRGNYFDTTGTGNSLNVAHPAALGLIMDSLRYWVTEMHVDGFRFDLATTLTRQSGEAEVHSAFLDLIAQDPVLAPVKMIAEPWDTAGYQVGGFPADWSEWNGKFRDDVRDFWHGADSVLGTTAQRVLGSPDVYEADRRSPLASVNFVTAHDGFTLADLTAYSRKHNAANGEDNTDGESDNRSSNNGAEGPTKNQAVNERRDRMRRNFLATLLLSAGVPMILGGDEVARTQGGNNNAYCQDDEISWFDWEKADRRLLAFTRELIALRATEPALRPKWFRRAPGDGGPDTVDILRSDAQGFADEDWDNPDARSIAFVFEHEGSASFALLLNAAENGVEFTVPDAPGAEWTLAASSDPGQVVEGEVTTLIVRDESFTLLRSAS
- a CDS encoding NADP-dependent oxidoreductase produces the protein MRRLGYDTFGGPNLLSWRKAPVPMPRRGEVLVRTRAASINATDEKILSGSARILAAGRSRPYGFGLDIAGTVEALGPGAHSVAIGDRVVGMTRDGDAFADASIARSRSLVPLPDSLDFVQAVTLAMSGGTAVGLVDALHVRAGERILISGGSGAIGNLTIQLLMRAGCTVAATGSAASADLLRALGAEPHDYRALDLGVLGGRFDAVVDVSGYLPVDDAAILLAEGGRIATLVPSGSALGAQAVGAVRRDRPRVRNLIVVATAERIGRAVSLASSGELRPEPGAVHPLDTVIDVLSRRATGTDGTIGKIVFTTDDSAPLS